A section of the Phaseolus vulgaris cultivar G19833 chromosome 8, P. vulgaris v2.0, whole genome shotgun sequence genome encodes:
- the LOC137825900 gene encoding AP2-like ethylene-responsive transcription factor At1g16060 isoform X2, translating to MAKRSQKALKNTDTNSTAKRTRKTVPRDSPPQRSSIYRGVTRHRWTGRYEAHLWDKNCWNESQSKKGRQVYLGAYDDEEAAARAYDLAALKYWGQDTILNFPLTNYEEMLKEMEGQSKEEYIGSLRRKSSGFSRGVSKYRGVARHHHNGRWEARIGRVFGNKYLYLGTYATQEEAAAAYDMAAIEYRGANAVTNFDVSRYINWPGPKSEEENQNVPVNENVNSNAEIELGFVSHEHGSKSDEITTEDAAQSSESNPSRRTFPEDIQTIFESQGPDIYTENDDIIFGDLGSFGASIFHYELDV from the exons atGGCCAAAAGATCGCAGAAAGCCCTCAAGAACACTGACACCAACAGCACTGCCAAACGCACACGCAAAACAGTTCCAAGAGATTCACCACCACAGAGAAGTTCAATCTATAGGGGTGTCACAAG ACATCGTTGGACTGGTCGGTATGAGGCTCATTTGTGGGACAAAAACTGTTGGAATGAGTCACAGAGCAAGAAAGGAAGACAAG TATATCTAG GGGCATATGATGATGAAGAAGCTGCAGCACGTGCTTATGATTTGGCAGCATTGAAGTACTGGGGTCAAGATACCATTCTCAATTTCCCA TTAACAAATTATGAGGAGATGCTCAAGGAAATGGAGGGTCAATCAAAAGAAGAATATATTGGATCTTTGAGAAG aaaaAGCAGTGGATTCTCTCGAGGAGTTTCAAAATACAGAGGTGTAGCAAG ACACCACCATAATGGAAGATGGGAAGCTCGAATTGGCAGGGTCTTTGGCAACAAATACCTATATCTTGGAACTTATG CTACACAGGAAGAGGCAGCAGCAGCATATGACATGGCAGCCATAGAGTACAGAGGAGCAAATGCTGTTACAAACTTTGATGTGAGCCGCTACATCAATTGGCCAGGTCCTAAGAGTGAAGAAGAGAATCAAAATGTTCCTGTAAATGAAAATGTAAACTCTAATGCTGAAATTGAACTAGGGTTTGTTTCACATGAACATGGTTCAAAAAGTGATGAGATCACAACAGAGGATGCAGCACAGTCTTCAGAGTCAAACCCTTCTCGTCGCACATTCCCTGAAGACATTCAAACAATTTTTGAGAGTCAGGGACCAGACATCTACACTGAAAATGATGATATCATTTTTGGTGACTTAGGTTCATTTGGGGCATCGATTTTTCATTACGAGCTTGATGTTTAG
- the LOC137825900 gene encoding AP2-like ethylene-responsive transcription factor At1g16060 isoform X1: MAKRSQKALKNTDTNSTAKRTRKTVPRDSPPQRSSIYRGVTRHRWTGRYEAHLWDKNCWNESQSKKGRQVYLGAYDDEEAAARAYDLAALKYWGQDTILNFPLTNYEEMLKEMEGQSKEEYIGSLRRKSSGFSRGVSKYRGVARHHHNGRWEARIGRVFGNKYLYLGTYDQNSRTNIKVKYAIKSHWLQYRSPNSNCLIKLFNATQEEAAAAYDMAAIEYRGANAVTNFDVSRYINWPGPKSEEENQNVPVNENVNSNAEIELGFVSHEHGSKSDEITTEDAAQSSESNPSRRTFPEDIQTIFESQGPDIYTENDDIIFGDLGSFGASIFHYELDV; the protein is encoded by the exons atGGCCAAAAGATCGCAGAAAGCCCTCAAGAACACTGACACCAACAGCACTGCCAAACGCACACGCAAAACAGTTCCAAGAGATTCACCACCACAGAGAAGTTCAATCTATAGGGGTGTCACAAG ACATCGTTGGACTGGTCGGTATGAGGCTCATTTGTGGGACAAAAACTGTTGGAATGAGTCACAGAGCAAGAAAGGAAGACAAG TATATCTAG GGGCATATGATGATGAAGAAGCTGCAGCACGTGCTTATGATTTGGCAGCATTGAAGTACTGGGGTCAAGATACCATTCTCAATTTCCCA TTAACAAATTATGAGGAGATGCTCAAGGAAATGGAGGGTCAATCAAAAGAAGAATATATTGGATCTTTGAGAAG aaaaAGCAGTGGATTCTCTCGAGGAGTTTCAAAATACAGAGGTGTAGCAAG ACACCACCATAATGGAAGATGGGAAGCTCGAATTGGCAGGGTCTTTGGCAACAAATACCTATATCTTGGAACTTATG ATCAAAATAGTAGGACAAATATAAAGGTCAAATATGCAATCAAATCACATTGGTTGCAGTATAGATCACCAAACTCCAACTGCTTAATAAAGCTATTTAATG CTACACAGGAAGAGGCAGCAGCAGCATATGACATGGCAGCCATAGAGTACAGAGGAGCAAATGCTGTTACAAACTTTGATGTGAGCCGCTACATCAATTGGCCAGGTCCTAAGAGTGAAGAAGAGAATCAAAATGTTCCTGTAAATGAAAATGTAAACTCTAATGCTGAAATTGAACTAGGGTTTGTTTCACATGAACATGGTTCAAAAAGTGATGAGATCACAACAGAGGATGCAGCACAGTCTTCAGAGTCAAACCCTTCTCGTCGCACATTCCCTGAAGACATTCAAACAATTTTTGAGAGTCAGGGACCAGACATCTACACTGAAAATGATGATATCATTTTTGGTGACTTAGGTTCATTTGGGGCATCGATTTTTCATTACGAGCTTGATGTTTAG